A section of the Natronolimnobius sp. AArcel1 genome encodes:
- the glmS gene encoding glutamine--fructose-6-phosphate transaminase (isomerizing): protein MCGIIARIGHGDATETLLSGLENLEYRGYDSAGIAVQNGSGVKVHKTSGEVADLKATLDTRPSGNIGIGHTRWSTHGPPTDENAHPHTDTAGDVAVVHNGVIDNYDELRAQLQSQGHEFHSDTDTEVIPHLIDEYRQDSASTEQAIRKAIDTLEGSYAIAALVDGEERVYAARKGSPLVLGLDDDEWFLASDVPAFLDYTDQVIYLEDGDLVVLEPDSYRITDLGGTPVERPVDTVDWDPDDAGKGEYDHYMEKEIHSQPTALANTIEGRIENGTVSFDDLEPGKFADIDTVQFVACGTSYHAAMYAGQQLRTAGLQTAVIRASEYETSAGPIDESTLVIAVTQSGETADTLDAVRTAASHDAQTLAVTNVVGSTAAREADTAIYIRAGPEVGVAATKTYSSQAVTLTLLTQRLAADVPEATPVDDSEELLETLEDFPQHVETVLETSQARLLAREFMNSTSYFFIGNGLSHSVALEGALKFKEITYEHAEGFASGELKHGPLALVTEKSPLFAVSTGDADEKTKTNAIEAQSRGAPIVAVGPATSPLVDVADAHLSVPDTHPVWAGLLANVQLQLVSYHAATLLERSIDKPRNLAKSVTVE, encoded by the coding sequence ATGTGTGGCATCATCGCCCGCATTGGCCACGGTGACGCAACTGAGACACTGCTCTCGGGCCTCGAGAACCTCGAGTATCGGGGGTATGACTCAGCAGGGATCGCCGTCCAGAACGGTTCGGGCGTGAAAGTCCACAAGACCTCCGGCGAGGTTGCAGACCTCAAAGCAACGCTCGATACCCGACCGAGTGGCAATATCGGAATCGGGCATACTCGCTGGAGTACGCATGGGCCGCCGACTGACGAAAACGCCCATCCGCATACGGACACTGCCGGCGACGTCGCAGTCGTTCACAATGGTGTCATCGACAACTACGACGAACTCAGAGCCCAGTTGCAGTCACAGGGACATGAGTTCCACAGCGATACTGACACTGAGGTTATTCCGCATCTCATCGACGAGTACCGCCAGGATAGCGCCAGTACCGAGCAGGCAATCCGCAAGGCCATCGACACACTCGAGGGCAGTTACGCCATTGCCGCGCTCGTCGACGGCGAAGAGCGCGTCTATGCAGCACGGAAGGGGTCCCCACTCGTGCTCGGCCTCGACGATGACGAGTGGTTCCTCGCGAGTGATGTCCCGGCGTTTCTCGATTACACGGATCAGGTGATTTACCTCGAGGATGGCGATCTCGTTGTTCTCGAGCCTGATTCATACCGGATCACCGATCTCGGTGGAACGCCTGTCGAGCGTCCTGTCGATACCGTCGACTGGGACCCGGACGATGCCGGAAAAGGCGAGTACGACCATTATATGGAAAAGGAGATTCATTCCCAGCCGACGGCGCTTGCAAACACCATTGAGGGTCGCATCGAGAATGGAACGGTTTCGTTCGACGACCTCGAGCCAGGGAAGTTTGCAGATATTGACACGGTTCAGTTCGTCGCTTGCGGGACGTCCTACCATGCGGCGATGTACGCCGGCCAGCAGTTGCGCACAGCGGGACTCCAGACTGCTGTGATTCGTGCAAGCGAGTACGAGACCTCGGCGGGCCCCATCGACGAGTCAACGCTCGTCATCGCCGTCACCCAGAGTGGTGAAACCGCCGATACGCTCGATGCCGTTCGGACGGCCGCCAGCCACGACGCACAGACGCTTGCCGTGACGAACGTCGTGGGATCGACTGCTGCACGCGAAGCCGATACCGCGATCTACATCCGTGCTGGCCCGGAAGTCGGCGTCGCCGCGACGAAAACCTACTCTTCGCAGGCAGTCACGCTCACGCTGCTCACCCAGCGGCTTGCTGCAGACGTGCCTGAGGCAACTCCCGTCGACGATTCCGAAGAACTCCTCGAGACGTTGGAGGACTTCCCACAGCACGTCGAAACCGTCCTCGAAACGTCTCAAGCGCGCCTGCTTGCTCGTGAGTTCATGAACAGCACGTCCTACTTCTTCATCGGCAACGGCCTCAGCCACTCGGTCGCACTCGAGGGTGCACTGAAGTTTAAGGAAATCACTTACGAACACGCCGAAGGATTCGCTTCGGGCGAACTCAAACACGGCCCGCTCGCACTCGTCACCGAGAAGTCACCGCTCTTTGCCGTCTCGACTGGTGACGCCGACGAGAAGACGAAAACCAACGCAATCGAGGCACAGTCTCGAGGGGCACCGATCGTCGCTGTTGGCCCTGCTACGTCTCCATTGGTCGATGTTGCCGACGCACATCTGTCGGTTCCCGACACGCACCCCGTCTGGGCAGGGCTGCTCGCGAACGTCCAGTTACAGCTGGTGTCGTATCACGCTGCGACGCTTCTCGAGCGGTCGATCGATAAGCCACGGAACCTCGCGAAGAGCGTCACTGTGGAGTGA
- a CDS encoding AbrB/MazE/SpoVT family DNA-binding domain-containing protein produces MSSSTRDPEVVRVSQKGQATIPKTLREKFGIDTPGEVFIYEEDERIIVEPVPSLEELSGIHADTDRERGDVLEQVRELKDEDHQREAARADRLRPADSEDE; encoded by the coding sequence ATGTCTAGTAGTACTCGAGACCCAGAGGTCGTCCGCGTCTCGCAGAAGGGACAGGCAACGATTCCGAAGACGCTCCGAGAGAAGTTTGGGATCGATACTCCCGGCGAGGTGTTCATTTACGAAGAAGATGAGCGAATCATTGTTGAACCAGTCCCGTCACTCGAGGAACTGAGCGGAATTCACGCCGATACCGATCGCGAGCGTGGCGACGTGCTCGAGCAGGTTCGCGAACTGAAAGATGAGGACCACCAGCGTGAAGCGGCCCGTGCTGACCGACTCCGACCGGCTGACTCGGAGGATGAATGA
- a CDS encoding PIN domain-containing protein, whose product MSERYVFDTEAIIAYLYDEPGRSIVEEYLRDVRDGNVEGLLAETNAGEVLYLVARFEGVDDKPTTDSLRTADRDLRALERWGIQIKRADWRLAAEVKADGHISFADAHGVALAYETDATLIAGADDDFEMLPIDVDVVRFREDGV is encoded by the coding sequence ATGAGCGAGCGGTACGTCTTTGACACCGAAGCGATCATCGCATATCTCTACGATGAGCCAGGTCGGAGCATCGTCGAAGAGTATCTTCGAGACGTTCGTGACGGGAATGTCGAAGGATTGCTGGCAGAGACCAACGCTGGGGAAGTACTCTATCTCGTTGCACGCTTTGAAGGAGTCGACGACAAACCCACGACAGACTCACTTCGGACTGCCGATCGCGATCTCCGCGCGCTCGAGCGGTGGGGGATTCAAATCAAACGAGCTGACTGGCGACTTGCCGCCGAGGTGAAGGCGGATGGCCACATCTCGTTCGCGGACGCACATGGCGTTGCACTCGCCTACGAGACGGATGCGACACTCATTGCCGGTGCTGATGACGACTTTGAGATGCTTCCAATTGACGTCGACGTAGTCCGGTTTCGTGAGGATGGCGTTTGA
- a CDS encoding RNA-guided endonuclease TnpB family protein, which translates to MSRTVRTFEATITNQQQVRDDLDQLGWAASKLWNVGRYYVQEQWDETGEIPDDGELKAELKGHERYTDLHSQSSQRVLEELAEAFNGWFGKRRNDDDRARPPGYRKNGDSHPRSTVSFKAAGFKHDAQFTRVRLSKGRNLKEHRSDFVLCEYQTRSDVDLTEWDIQQVRAVYKRDEWRLQFVCRTTIDPEPPGEEVGGVDLGICNFAAVSFGGEAVLYPGGALKEDEYYFTKKKARCDDSSSREATRLDRKRTGRRTHFLHALSKAIVEECVERDIGTLVVGDLGGIREDNENGEPRNWGDHGNLDLHGWAFNRFTTLLDYKAEAEGIDMELVSERDTSKSCSACGHTDDNQRVERGLYVCEKCDTVANADVNGAENIRQKVLPSLATDGGDRDNGWLAQPAVHLFDRSEGVFAPREQVANREP; encoded by the coding sequence ATGAGTCGAACCGTCCGAACGTTCGAGGCGACGATTACGAACCAGCAACAGGTTCGTGACGACCTCGACCAACTCGGATGGGCCGCCTCAAAACTCTGGAACGTCGGTCGCTACTACGTACAAGAACAGTGGGATGAAACGGGCGAGATTCCCGATGATGGAGAACTCAAAGCCGAACTCAAAGGTCACGAACGCTACACGGACTTACATTCTCAATCCAGTCAGCGCGTTCTCGAAGAACTCGCTGAAGCGTTCAACGGCTGGTTCGGCAAGCGTCGGAACGACGACGATCGTGCCCGACCGCCCGGCTACCGCAAAAACGGAGACTCCCACCCGCGTTCAACTGTGTCGTTCAAAGCGGCTGGCTTCAAACACGACGCACAGTTCACCCGTGTCCGCCTCTCGAAAGGCCGTAATCTCAAAGAACACCGGTCAGACTTCGTCCTGTGTGAGTACCAGACCCGCTCTGATGTTGACCTGACCGAGTGGGACATTCAACAGGTTCGCGCCGTCTACAAGCGCGACGAGTGGCGACTTCAATTCGTCTGTCGCACCACTATCGACCCGGAACCGCCGGGTGAAGAAGTAGGTGGTGTTGATCTCGGGATTTGCAACTTCGCCGCTGTCTCGTTCGGCGGCGAAGCGGTGTTGTACCCCGGTGGCGCACTCAAAGAGGACGAATACTACTTTACGAAGAAGAAGGCCAGGTGCGACGATTCCTCGTCCCGAGAGGCTACACGTCTTGACCGTAAGCGAACGGGCCGTCGGACGCACTTCTTGCACGCACTCTCGAAAGCAATCGTAGAGGAGTGCGTCGAACGAGATATCGGAACACTCGTGGTTGGCGACCTCGGCGGTATCCGAGAGGACAACGAGAACGGCGAACCTCGGAATTGGGGTGACCACGGCAACTTGGATTTGCACGGATGGGCGTTTAACCGCTTCACAACGCTTCTCGACTACAAGGCGGAAGCCGAGGGCATCGACATGGAGTTGGTGTCGGAACGCGATACGTCGAAGTCGTGTTCGGCGTGTGGCCACACCGACGACAATCAGCGCGTCGAACGCGGATTGTACGTGTGTGAAAAGTGTGATACGGTTGCGAACGCAGACGTAAACGGCGCGGAGAACATTCGACAAAAGGTACTCCCGAGTCTCGCCACGGATGGCGGTGATAGGGATAACGGCTGGTTGGCACAGCCAGCGGTTCACCTGTTCGACCGTAGTGAGGGTGTTTTCGCCCCACGAGAACAGGTTGCTAACCGCGAACCTTAA
- a CDS encoding ribbon-helix-helix domain-containing protein, whose amino-acid sequence MSTDRHSVPVSLPPELVKELDSLVEDGVFSSRSEALRYGARLIVREERQARLHDQTDGEAREEVKKRLERKRVS is encoded by the coding sequence ATGAGCACCGATAGACACTCTGTGCCGGTATCGCTCCCACCGGAATTGGTGAAAGAACTTGATTCGCTTGTCGAGGACGGCGTGTTTAGTTCACGGTCCGAAGCCCTCCGATATGGTGCCCGCCTCATCGTTCGCGAAGAACGACAAGCACGGCTTCATGACCAAACCGACGGTGAGGCGCGTGAAGAGGTTAAGAAACGCTTGGAGCGAAAGCGTGTATCTTGA
- a CDS encoding MarR family transcriptional regulator, whose product MASTVPTDAGIALTTHRESIPVTTPQHDVHAIIAWPTEILGGSWTWLHLSDVTSSWEGAMLAVLFLFIGGLVVLRLLESASDRAYVGSDSSIRSDTDTDTDAPAGDSENHDAPQTHSADTTDHQGYEHTLSPETPPKFLSDEGKVVRLLVANHGRIRQHEITDETGWSKSKVSRICSQMHADDTIEKRSIGRENIIVLSESTPPMDDEELSDQSDESENPLA is encoded by the coding sequence ATGGCCTCAACCGTCCCAACCGACGCCGGAATCGCCCTCACAACCCACCGTGAGTCAATTCCGGTGACGACCCCCCAGCACGACGTACACGCGATCATTGCATGGCCCACCGAGATCCTCGGTGGCTCGTGGACCTGGTTGCACTTGTCTGACGTCACGTCGTCCTGGGAGGGTGCCATGCTCGCGGTTTTATTCCTCTTCATTGGCGGACTCGTCGTCCTCCGCCTATTGGAGAGTGCATCGGACCGTGCATATGTGGGTTCGGACAGTTCGATTCGCTCGGACACCGATACCGACACCGATGCTCCCGCTGGCGACTCGGAAAATCATGATGCGCCACAGACACACAGCGCAGACACGACCGATCATCAGGGGTACGAACACACACTCTCACCCGAGACGCCGCCAAAATTCCTGAGCGATGAAGGAAAAGTCGTCAGATTGTTAGTCGCAAACCACGGTCGAATCCGTCAACACGAGATTACGGACGAGACCGGCTGGTCGAAGTCGAAGGTCAGTCGGATCTGCTCGCAGATGCACGCTGATGACACGATCGAGAAGCGATCGATCGGCCGGGAGAACATTATCGTCCTGTCCGAATCCACCCCACCAATGGACGACGAAGAGCTGTCGGATCAATCGGACGAATCCGAAAACCCGCTGGCTTGA
- a CDS encoding nucleotide sugar dehydrogenase, with protein sequence MTTTLTNSDTRADDGERDQTARESSAGGRTLTHTSEAISREATVCVVGLGYVGLPLAVGFAQSNYRVIGFDIDENTVETLQSGIDTTGDLSNEAVRDDDISYTTNAGQIAEADYVIITVPTPIDDDEQPDLSYVEQAGRTVGSRMDPGTTVILESTVYPGTTREVLVPALEAASDLTAGEDFFVGYSPERATPGDPEHGLSDVIKVVSGQNEKVLEDVATLYESVVDAGVHRAPSIEVAEACKVVENAQRDVNIAFVNELSMALERLDVDSHAVLEAAGTKWNFHDYRPGLVGGHCIPVDPYFLAHRSAREGFEPDLLTTGRAVNESVPEHIAELTIKALNDCYKTLRDSRVLVLGLAYKPGVGDIRSSKVAAVVDELAEYGVDVEGFDPFADNEAVEAAFSLEAQETLSFDGVDAVLLATPHAEFEQLDLEAVASELADRPALVDVTGALEEEAATTAGFVYRRL encoded by the coding sequence ATGACAACGACACTCACCAATTCGGACACTCGAGCGGACGACGGAGAGCGCGACCAGACCGCCCGCGAATCGTCAGCCGGCGGACGAACGCTGACACACACTAGCGAGGCAATCTCGCGCGAAGCGACTGTCTGCGTCGTTGGCCTTGGCTACGTTGGCCTCCCGCTTGCAGTCGGGTTCGCACAGTCGAACTACCGCGTGATCGGCTTCGATATCGACGAGAACACCGTCGAAACCCTGCAGTCGGGTATCGATACGACGGGAGATCTCTCAAACGAGGCGGTCCGTGATGACGACATCTCGTACACGACGAATGCGGGCCAGATCGCCGAGGCCGATTACGTCATCATCACCGTCCCGACGCCAATCGACGACGACGAGCAACCGGATCTCAGCTACGTCGAACAGGCCGGACGAACCGTCGGCTCGAGAATGGACCCTGGAACGACTGTTATCCTCGAGTCGACCGTCTACCCAGGAACGACTCGAGAGGTGCTCGTACCGGCGCTCGAAGCCGCTTCCGACCTCACCGCAGGCGAGGACTTCTTCGTTGGCTACTCGCCAGAACGAGCAACCCCGGGCGACCCTGAGCACGGCCTCTCAGACGTTATCAAGGTCGTCAGCGGCCAGAACGAGAAAGTGCTCGAGGATGTGGCGACGCTGTATGAGTCAGTTGTCGACGCGGGCGTCCATCGTGCGCCCTCGATCGAGGTCGCTGAAGCCTGTAAGGTCGTAGAGAACGCCCAGCGCGACGTGAACATTGCGTTCGTCAACGAACTCTCGATGGCGCTCGAGCGACTCGATGTTGACTCGCACGCGGTGCTCGAGGCAGCAGGGACGAAGTGGAACTTCCACGACTACCGACCGGGACTGGTCGGTGGCCACTGCATCCCCGTCGACCCGTACTTCCTGGCCCATCGGTCGGCTCGCGAAGGGTTCGAACCCGACCTCCTTACTACCGGTCGGGCGGTCAACGAGTCAGTCCCTGAGCACATTGCAGAGCTGACGATCAAAGCACTCAACGACTGCTACAAGACACTTCGAGACAGTCGCGTACTGGTTCTCGGGCTGGCCTACAAGCCGGGCGTCGGCGATATCCGAAGCTCGAAAGTCGCGGCCGTTGTCGACGAACTGGCTGAGTACGGCGTCGACGTCGAGGGCTTCGATCCGTTCGCAGACAACGAGGCAGTAGAAGCGGCGTTCTCCCTCGAGGCACAGGAGACGCTGTCGTTCGATGGCGTCGACGCGGTCTTGCTGGCGACACCCCACGCTGAGTTCGAACAGCTCGATCTCGAGGCCGTCGCGTCCGAACTCGCGGATCGACCGGCACTAGTCGACGTAACCGGCGCACTCGAGGAAGAGGCTGCAACGACGGCCGGCTTCGTCTATCGGAGGTTGTGA
- a CDS encoding DUF354 domain-containing protein, whose product MRIVVTIQHPGHVHFFRHPITELEARGHEVFVFARENDVAIDLLEAYDIDHEVLAGESGSLVSLAAVQATYETRLLARARRIDPDVITAIGGVAAAHVSSLLRAKSLVFYDTEHATLITTLGYPFADVICTPECYREDIGTKQVTYPGYHELAYLHPERFDPEPSIRESVGLEPDASFAVVRLSSWEASHDVGHGGFNDPSDLINRLEEVGLEVLLSVEGEPPAELEAYQFSTAPDRMHDLLAEADVVLSEGATTAAEAAVLGTPAVYVNPLSLGYTRELDAEYGLLFEYSGENRHVRGLERAVSIVEHPTDEWERRRERLLEERLDVTAFVVRQIESLAQPQMAAGTPATNPG is encoded by the coding sequence ATGCGCATCGTCGTCACGATTCAACACCCCGGCCACGTCCACTTCTTTCGCCATCCGATCACGGAGTTAGAAGCACGCGGCCACGAGGTCTTCGTCTTCGCCCGGGAGAACGACGTGGCAATCGACCTCCTCGAGGCCTACGACATCGATCACGAGGTGCTGGCCGGCGAGTCGGGCTCGCTGGTCTCGCTGGCGGCGGTGCAAGCCACCTACGAGACGCGTCTTCTGGCTCGTGCCCGTCGAATCGATCCGGACGTGATTACGGCAATCGGCGGCGTCGCCGCCGCCCACGTCTCCTCGCTGTTGCGGGCCAAGAGCCTCGTCTTCTACGATACTGAGCACGCGACGCTCATTACGACACTTGGCTATCCGTTTGCCGACGTGATCTGCACCCCCGAGTGCTACCGTGAGGACATTGGCACAAAGCAGGTGACGTATCCAGGCTACCACGAACTCGCCTATCTCCACCCTGAGCGGTTCGATCCGGAGCCATCGATCCGTGAGTCAGTCGGCCTCGAGCCCGACGCGTCGTTCGCCGTTGTTCGACTCAGCAGTTGGGAGGCCTCGCACGACGTTGGCCACGGCGGATTCAACGATCCAAGTGACCTCATCAATCGACTCGAGGAAGTCGGACTCGAGGTGTTGCTTTCCGTCGAAGGCGAGCCACCGGCCGAACTCGAGGCGTACCAGTTCTCGACGGCACCCGACCGAATGCACGACCTGCTTGCTGAGGCCGACGTAGTGTTGAGCGAAGGAGCGACGACGGCGGCAGAGGCTGCCGTTCTCGGTACGCCAGCAGTCTACGTAAATCCGCTCTCGCTCGGCTATACGCGAGAACTCGATGCTGAATATGGCCTCCTCTTCGAGTACAGCGGCGAGAATCGCCACGTTCGCGGCCTCGAGCGAGCCGTCTCGATTGTCGAACACCCAACTGATGAGTGGGAGCGACGACGTGAACGACTGCTCGAGGAGCGCCTCGACGTGACGGCGTTCGTTGTTCGCCAGATTGAATCACTCGCCCAGCCACAGATGGCCGCCGGAACACCAGCGACGAATCCAGGGTAG
- a CDS encoding glycosyltransferase: MKVLQLVTSPRPFFEQQVTALEERGVECTVLAVPGSYDGDSSRSPLEYLRYYPQILKAVRTMEFDLVHANYGLVVPFAFTQPTRPLVTTLWGTDLMSNRTWLRSMSRFGARYTDATIVPSPAMSDALETDHELIPFGVDTELFRPIPQAEARERIGWETDRPIALFPYDRTRSVKDFPRATRLVDEAETDLDIRPISGVDHATMPYYMNASDVLLLTSRRESGPMVIKEAAACQLPVVSTDVGFVRETLADVDNCVVSDADAELIAGLERIISGSGRTNGRDVIDDLSLEEMGDQLLEVYQTVLERRAGGEPDEANERHHQTEVDHGV; the protein is encoded by the coding sequence ATGAAGGTACTGCAACTGGTTACATCGCCGAGACCGTTCTTCGAACAGCAAGTCACCGCACTCGAGGAGCGCGGTGTCGAGTGTACAGTCCTCGCCGTACCCGGATCATACGACGGTGACTCCTCGCGCTCGCCGCTCGAGTATCTGCGATACTATCCACAGATACTCAAGGCTGTTCGCACGATGGAGTTCGACCTCGTCCACGCCAATTATGGACTCGTCGTTCCGTTTGCATTCACACAGCCGACGCGGCCACTCGTCACGACCCTGTGGGGAACCGACCTAATGAGCAATCGGACGTGGCTGCGGTCGATGAGTCGATTCGGTGCACGCTATACAGACGCGACGATCGTTCCGAGTCCGGCCATGTCCGATGCGCTCGAGACGGACCATGAACTGATTCCCTTCGGTGTCGACACCGAGTTGTTCCGCCCGATTCCACAGGCTGAGGCCCGCGAACGTATCGGCTGGGAGACGGATCGCCCGATTGCGCTCTTTCCGTACGACCGCACGCGGTCGGTAAAGGACTTCCCGCGAGCGACACGGCTCGTCGACGAAGCCGAGACTGATCTCGATATTCGACCCATCTCTGGCGTCGACCACGCAACGATGCCGTACTACATGAACGCCAGCGACGTCCTGTTGCTCACCTCGCGGCGTGAAAGCGGCCCGATGGTGATCAAGGAAGCTGCGGCGTGTCAGCTCCCGGTCGTCTCGACCGACGTCGGCTTCGTTCGCGAAACGCTTGCAGACGTAGACAACTGCGTCGTCAGCGACGCAGATGCTGAGTTGATCGCCGGCCTCGAGCGAATCATTTCAGGCAGCGGCCGGACGAACGGCCGCGACGTAATCGACGACTTGAGCCTCGAGGAGATGGGCGACCAACTGCTCGAAGTGTATCAGACCGTGCTCGAACGCCGCGCTGGTGGCGAGCCGGACGAAGCGAACGAGAGACACCACCAGACCGAGGTGGACCATGGTGTATAG
- a CDS encoding glycosyltransferase family 39 protein, protein MVYRKLADARPFRLDTVAALLGLTIAIGLLPLQLLASQVYLNTVPIVLGTACGLYLLSLYQEDEAGTVPTLPSSVAMALPGIVLAATAGLVAIVIVQETRTPLFFAAASLVATTIVGQIFFTSDDDFHPGVLVLQIVLFAFVFRFTALYATPGYIGIDIWTHAELTEAILLEESLSGIADDKHYAAPFYHLLVAASALVYDVPIRLAVYLSVGLVMPLSVLLVYATTNLLVPARWATLSAACYAVASHVTLWGLHPIPTSLGLVFFLGMLYALIRVMRIEYTIRDFSLLVLMSVAVVLTHQVSTFIMLVLLLAAFVAQLVFVAGPLGLTRLDTSVFRAKKPVNLVGLVVFNIGLTIFAWSLTPYRQDSFLETILSFFTETLEESAGFLNIASGSTASDEQAAEEAATSPTLLEQLVPYLDILGFLFLLGATFVGCLYVVHRRRAEQSVFTLLLASAFMLVFVLGFPMFGIHNFIPNRWFAFLFAPMAILGAIGLRTLSTNLNPTVVTAVLLVFALVFPGAMIVAAESNIDNPIFGDQHERLAYDEPDLAAANSIADLTGSPAGSEIRPDQQLHTDHPYQTVITRTGAYPSTTTASVPEDGVTDHDYTVYRSAQSSDGVYFTDEYGDSRIDHIDQTQLCRADHATVYTNGDVTMCTPSPASSS, encoded by the coding sequence ATGGTGTATAGAAAACTGGCCGACGCTCGGCCGTTTCGGCTGGATACGGTCGCTGCACTCCTTGGGCTCACGATTGCAATCGGGTTGCTCCCGCTGCAGTTGCTTGCCTCGCAGGTGTATCTCAACACCGTCCCGATTGTTCTCGGGACGGCCTGTGGGTTGTACCTCCTCTCGCTGTACCAGGAAGATGAGGCCGGGACAGTTCCGACACTTCCCTCGAGCGTGGCGATGGCACTGCCAGGGATTGTGCTGGCGGCGACCGCGGGACTCGTGGCCATTGTCATCGTTCAGGAGACGCGGACGCCGCTGTTTTTCGCAGCAGCGAGCCTCGTCGCGACGACGATCGTCGGCCAGATTTTCTTCACCAGTGACGACGACTTCCATCCCGGCGTCCTGGTCCTTCAGATCGTCCTGTTCGCGTTCGTCTTCCGCTTTACGGCACTGTATGCGACACCCGGCTACATTGGAATCGATATCTGGACGCACGCAGAACTCACAGAGGCGATTCTACTCGAGGAGTCCCTGAGTGGCATTGCGGACGATAAACACTACGCAGCGCCGTTCTATCACCTGTTGGTCGCCGCATCCGCGCTGGTGTACGACGTGCCGATTCGACTTGCAGTCTATCTCTCCGTCGGTCTCGTGATGCCATTATCAGTCCTGCTGGTCTATGCGACGACAAACCTGCTCGTCCCAGCGCGTTGGGCAACGCTTTCGGCGGCGTGTTATGCCGTCGCCAGCCACGTCACACTGTGGGGACTCCATCCAATCCCGACCAGTCTCGGCCTCGTCTTCTTCCTCGGGATGCTGTACGCACTCATCCGCGTGATGCGCATCGAGTACACCATCCGTGATTTCTCGCTGTTGGTCCTGATGAGCGTCGCCGTTGTCCTCACACACCAGGTATCGACGTTCATCATGCTCGTCTTGCTCCTGGCCGCATTCGTCGCCCAACTTGTCTTCGTCGCCGGCCCGCTCGGGCTCACACGACTCGATACGAGCGTCTTCCGGGCGAAAAAGCCGGTCAACCTCGTCGGCCTCGTCGTCTTCAACATCGGGCTCACCATCTTCGCCTGGTCGCTGACGCCCTACCGACAGGATTCGTTCCTCGAGACCATCCTGAGTTTCTTCACCGAAACCCTCGAGGAGAGTGCCGGATTCCTCAACATCGCAAGCGGCTCGACCGCGAGCGACGAGCAAGCAGCCGAGGAGGCAGCCACCTCACCAACGCTGCTCGAGCAACTGGTCCCCTACCTCGATATCCTTGGCTTCCTGTTCTTGCTGGGAGCGACGTTTGTCGGCTGTCTGTACGTCGTCCACCGACGCCGTGCAGAGCAGTCTGTGTTCACCCTGTTGCTCGCCTCGGCGTTCATGCTCGTGTTCGTCCTCGGATTCCCGATGTTTGGCATCCATAACTTCATCCCGAATCGGTGGTTCGCGTTCCTCTTCGCACCGATGGCGATTCTAGGCGCAATCGGCCTGCGAACGCTCAGCACGAATCTGAACCCGACAGTCGTCACCGCCGTTCTGTTGGTGTTCGCGCTGGTCTTCCCGGGCGCGATGATTGTCGCTGCCGAAAGCAACATCGACAATCCGATCTTTGGCGATCAACACGAACGACTTGCCTACGACGAACCCGATCTCGCAGCAGCCAACTCGATCGCCGATCTGACGGGGTCGCCCGCCGGCAGTGAGATCCGCCCCGACCAACAACTCCATACGGACCACCCGTATCAGACGGTCATCACACGAACCGGGGCCTATCCGTCGACGACAACCGCCTCAGTTCCCGAGGATGGCGTGACAGACCACGACTACACGGTCTATCGCTCTGCCCAGTCATCCGATGGCGTCTACTTCACCGACGAATACGGCGACAGCCGTATCGATCACATCGACCAGACCCAACTGTGTCGCGCCGACCACGCAACGGTCTACACAAACGGTGACGTGACAATGTGTACGCCCTCACCCGCCTCGAGTTCGTAG
- a CDS encoding HalOD1 output domain-containing protein: MDSHAPSYQVVEAVAQKEGVSPSELSPPLFHVVDPEALDALAQPDGDSSTPVEITFHYREYVVRVESGPEVSISVEDSTVSVDSSQTASEQPAHFED; this comes from the coding sequence ATGGATTCACATGCCCCGTCGTATCAGGTTGTCGAGGCAGTCGCTCAGAAAGAAGGGGTTTCACCAAGCGAATTATCTCCACCACTGTTTCACGTCGTCGACCCAGAGGCACTAGATGCACTCGCTCAGCCTGACGGGGACTCGAGCACACCGGTAGAAATCACATTTCACTATCGAGAGTACGTCGTTCGGGTCGAAAGCGGCCCCGAAGTGAGTATCTCCGTCGAAGACAGTACCGTCTCGGTGGACAGTTCACAGACTGCGTCCGAACAGCCAGCCCACTTCGAGGACTGA